From Ptychodera flava strain L36383 chromosome 2, AS_Pfla_20210202, whole genome shotgun sequence, the proteins below share one genomic window:
- the LOC139121159 gene encoding uncharacterized protein — translation METLKIYVILGMALALTGRLVWSLTCYECMDMNGQTNACQTQFYEHEDFVVPCDDSYNPDARCIVARVEYSDGEIAIFKRGCANSTQCSSWNRVNKETSLELFAASECCDTNLCNVGDGGQMLLPWIEATVLLPMAIVFWSVRILAS, via the exons ATGGAGACCCTGAAAATTTACGTCATCCTTGGAATGGCTCTTGCTTTAACAG GCAGACTTGTATGGTCACTGACCTGTTACGAATGTATGGACATGAACGGACAGACAAATGCATGTCAAACGCAATTCTACGAACATGAAGACTTCGTGGTCCCATGTGATGACTCGTATAACCCGGATGCAAGGTGTATT GTAGCACGTGTAGAATATTCAGATGGTGAGATTGCAATCTTTAAACGAGGCTGTGCCAATTCAACGCAGTGTTCAAGCTGGAACAGAGTAAACAAGGAAACCT CACTGGAATTATTTGCTGCTTCAGAATGCTGCGACACAAATCTTTGTAATGTTGGTGATGGCGGACAGATGTTACTGCCCTGGATCGAGGCTACCGTTTTGTTGCCAATGGCAATAGTTTTCTGGTCGGTCAGGATCTTGGCAAGCTAA